One stretch of Carboxydothermus pertinax DNA includes these proteins:
- a CDS encoding RDD family protein — MQLERGEELSQTNPFPVQAPHGMESEHRQQYAGFWVRFLAAVLDSIALFAAFTLINVLLGVDIFNPPPVIDLLQSIVSIIYYVVMTVILGQTLGKMALGIRVIRQDGGPNSWGAILLRETVGKFLSTLILFIGYLMAAFDPQKRALHDRIAKTFVVKVWK, encoded by the coding sequence GTGCAGTTAGAACGGGGGGAAGAGCTTAGTCAGACAAACCCGTTTCCGGTTCAGGCGCCGCACGGCATGGAATCGGAACATAGGCAGCAGTACGCTGGTTTCTGGGTTCGCTTTTTGGCGGCGGTACTTGATAGTATCGCTTTGTTTGCTGCATTTACCTTGATCAATGTGCTCCTGGGAGTGGATATTTTCAATCCGCCTCCCGTCATCGATTTATTGCAAAGTATTGTTTCTATTATTTATTACGTGGTCATGACTGTGATTTTGGGGCAAACCCTTGGCAAGATGGCTTTGGGTATCCGTGTCATCCGCCAGGACGGCGGACCGAACTCGTGGGGGGCCATCCTTTTACGGGAAACGGTAGGCAAATTTTTGTCGACACTGATTCTTTTTATCGGATATTTGATGGCTGCCTTTGATCCGCAGAAACGGGCTTTGCATGACCGTATCGCCAAAACGTTTGTGGTGAAAGTCTGGAAATAA